A region from the Helcococcus ovis genome encodes:
- a CDS encoding Cof-type HAD-IIB family hydrolase has protein sequence MNKLNIKTIALDLDGTLLDNEHNIQPKTKKALIKLHNEGVKIILASGRPVLAMLKYAKELELDKNNGIIISNNGAIAYDVANNKLIYETPLSKELVYEVLDYVENKKIYPMINRDEYMYVEDVYNAVVDTGNLGKGRINVIEWEARNGGFLLQEVKSLKNFVDFNINKILTIMEPKYLDDAKAEITEKFKDKLYVAQTSPFFLEYMSLGVSKANALEKLGIKSETLLSFGDSSNDKEMVEYAKYGVAMGNGKEEVKNAAVHVTDDNNNEGIFKALKHFGLI, from the coding sequence ATGAATAAATTAAATATTAAAACTATAGCTTTAGACCTTGATGGTACATTACTAGATAATGAACATAATATTCAACCCAAAACTAAAAAAGCTTTAATCAAATTACACAATGAAGGGGTGAAAATTATATTAGCATCCGGTAGACCTGTGCTTGCAATGCTAAAATATGCTAAAGAGCTTGAATTGGATAAAAATAATGGAATTATAATTTCCAACAATGGTGCAATAGCTTATGATGTAGCAAATAATAAATTAATTTATGAAACACCTTTATCTAAAGAACTTGTTTATGAAGTTTTAGATTATGTAGAAAATAAAAAAATATATCCAATGATTAATAGGGATGAATATATGTATGTTGAAGATGTTTACAATGCTGTTGTTGATACCGGAAATTTAGGTAAAGGAAGGATAAATGTTATTGAATGGGAAGCAAGAAATGGTGGATTTTTACTTCAAGAAGTAAAATCATTAAAAAATTTTGTAGATTTCAATATAAATAAAATCCTTACAATAATGGAGCCAAAATACCTTGATGATGCAAAAGCAGAGATAACTGAAAAATTTAAAGATAAACTTTATGTAGCTCAAACGTCACCATTCTTTCTAGAATACATGAGTTTAGGAGTAAGCAAAGCAAATGCTCTCGAAAAATTAGGTATCAAAAGTGAAACTTTATTATCTTTCGGTGACAGTTCAAATGACAAGGAAATGGTCGAATATGCTAAATACGGAGTTGCTATGGGAAATGGTAAAGAAGAAGTTAAAAATGCAGCTGTCCATGTTACTGATGACAATAATAACGAAGGAATTTTCAAGGCATTAAAACATTTTGGATTAATTTAA